AAAATATCCAATAGAACCACCGTATACTCCTCTTCGTACAGGTTCATATTGAGCAATTAATTGCATAGCACGTAATTTAGGTGCTCCAGTTAATGTGCCCATATTCATACAAGATTGATATGCATGAAAAATATCGAGATGGGGTTGCAAAGTTCCTACAACACGTGATACTAAATGCATAACATGAGAATATTTTTCTACTTTCATTAATTGAGATACATAACGGCTATTAGTACAACAAACTTTTGATAAATCATTACGCGCTAAATCAACTAACATTAAATGTTCAGATAATTCTTTTTGATCGGTGCGTAGAGATAATTCAATTCGATTATCTAAATCTAAATCAATACTTCTATTTTTATATAATCCACGGGGGCGTGTACCGGCAATCGGGTGTAGTGCAATCATTCGATTATCTGAATTATATTTCAGATAACTTTCTGGAGAAGCACCAAATAATATAAATTGAGCATCTTGCATAAAAAACATATATGGACTAGGATTATTATTTTTTAAAATATGATATACAGATAACGGAGATGTACATGGACAATAAAATTGACGTGATGGGACAACCTGAAATATTTCCCCCTGTTTAATAAAAACACGCATATTATTAATGATCTGTGCATATTCTGTATCATTCATGTTACTAGTTATATTTAATTTTTTTTTAGTAGCTAATGGAATAGATGAGAAATTATTCTTTTCTTGTATTATCTGATCTAAACTCTGCATGCGTTTGTACAATCGATCTCTTTCAGCTAAATGAGAAGAAAATACATGCACTTGTACAGAAGATTTTTTAGTTGTATGATTTATATTAATCATTGATTCTGCTAAATAAAAACATAAATCTGGACATATATTCTTATTATTTTTTTGAATTATTTTTTCAAATGAATAAATTAAATCATATGAAAATAATCCACCAAAAAATAATGCTGATAAAGATCCTGAAGATACCTTTACAACCTGTATTAACCAACGAAAGCAATCAAAAACAGATGAAAGCAAAAGTCGTTTGCCTTCTTCTATATATACCGGTTCCTGTAAAAAATATATTATTCGTTGATATTCTTTTTTTAAAACAGTAACAGTATCAGGAATAATCTTATCTAATAACGTCAATAAAAATTTTCCATTTTCTGAAAGAGCGTACAAAATAGCTTTATTATTTGTAGCTGTAATACGAAGAGCGCTGTCAACAATAATTTTGCTGTTTCTCCCTTCTTTATTCTCATCTTCAGACGATTCTAAAAGTAATGTATTCGTTTTTTTAAAGCATAATCTGTAAAAAATTTCTGTAGGATTAGAATGATATCGTGTATTTTTTTCCCAAATTTCTATTTTACAAGATTTTTTCATATTTTTTTCCTGTATCTCTATT
This is a stretch of genomic DNA from Buchnera aphidicola (Cinara piceae). It encodes these proteins:
- a CDS encoding anthranilate synthase component 1, whose translation is MKKSCKIEIWEKNTRYHSNPTEIFYRLCFKKTNTLLLESSEDENKEGRNSKIIVDSALRITATNNKAILYALSENGKFLLTLLDKIIPDTVTVLKKEYQRIIYFLQEPVYIEEGKRLLLSSVFDCFRWLIQVVKVSSGSLSALFFGGLFSYDLIYSFEKIIQKNNKNICPDLCFYLAESMININHTTKKSSVQVHVFSSHLAERDRLYKRMQSLDQIIQEKNNFSSIPLATKKKLNITSNMNDTEYAQIINNMRVFIKQGEIFQVVPSRQFYCPCTSPLSVYHILKNNNPSPYMFFMQDAQFILFGASPESYLKYNSDNRMIALHPIAGTRPRGLYKNRSIDLDLDNRIELSLRTDQKELSEHLMLVDLARNDLSKVCCTNSRYVSQLMKVEKYSHVMHLVSRVVGTLQPHLDIFHAYQSCMNMGTLTGAPKLRAMQLIAQYEPVRRGVYGGSIGYFTGKGTFDACIVIRSAFVKNNIATVQSGAGVVYDSVTENEIQEGKNKAQSVLQSIFHAHHHFKIGNFYV